A window from Cryomorphaceae bacterium encodes these proteins:
- a CDS encoding ATP-grasp domain-containing protein: protein MDVNQKPVALVLGGTAPHIVLINHLKKRGYYVVLLDYLDNPPAKAHAHLHVQESTLDMDKVLEVAKELNTQLVISSSIDQANVTACYVAEQMGLTKPYSYETALAVSNKGKMKEMMRRNGVPTSRFVYVEYQNELEQAGLKWPLMVKPADACGSAGVKKVKNQNELAQYFEFAKTISRTDKVIVEEVVEGLEVSAYCFIEKGEARLLMMSERLSVANEADDVIKCYATITPPDISTHAKKRIVEAAQQVADMYGLDNTPLHIQAFVSGETIHVIEFAPRAGGGISHETIFDETGFDIIDATIDSFLEVPHRVEIQPSGLHQAIGIIYALPGVFVKVTGMDKLMEEGLVKAYYGYKPPHTNIQGITASKCRIGAYVVKAHSKKELFNSLHRVVNSLDVLNEQGESMYDKGIYESIEAAYS, encoded by the coding sequence ATGGATGTAAACCAAAAACCGGTCGCATTGGTGTTGGGGGGAACGGCTCCTCACATCGTCTTGATTAACCATCTTAAAAAACGGGGTTATTATGTAGTATTGCTTGATTACCTCGACAACCCGCCGGCAAAAGCGCATGCCCATTTGCACGTGCAGGAAAGCACGCTCGATATGGATAAGGTGTTGGAGGTAGCCAAAGAATTAAATACACAACTGGTTATTAGCAGCTCTATTGATCAGGCCAATGTTACCGCGTGCTATGTAGCCGAGCAAATGGGCTTAACCAAACCCTACAGCTATGAAACAGCTCTTGCGGTGTCTAACAAGGGCAAAATGAAAGAAATGATGCGTAGAAATGGTGTGCCTACCTCGCGCTTCGTTTATGTAGAGTATCAAAATGAATTGGAACAAGCAGGTTTGAAATGGCCCTTAATGGTAAAACCTGCCGATGCCTGTGGGTCTGCCGGCGTAAAAAAGGTTAAGAACCAGAACGAGCTCGCGCAGTATTTTGAGTTTGCCAAAACCATCAGTCGCACCGATAAAGTCATTGTTGAAGAAGTAGTAGAGGGCCTGGAAGTCAGCGCGTATTGCTTCATAGAAAAGGGCGAAGCAAGGCTTTTGATGATGAGTGAAAGGTTAAGTGTTGCCAATGAGGCCGACGATGTGATTAAGTGCTACGCTACCATTACGCCTCCGGACATCAGTACCCATGCCAAAAAACGAATTGTTGAGGCGGCGCAGCAGGTGGCAGATATGTACGGACTCGATAATACCCCACTCCATATCCAGGCATTTGTATCTGGTGAAACCATCCATGTTATTGAGTTTGCGCCACGAGCCGGGGGCGGAATTAGTCACGAGACCATTTTTGACGAGACGGGCTTTGACATCATTGACGCGACCATCGATTCGTTTTTGGAGGTGCCGCACAGGGTGGAGATTCAACCTTCGGGTTTGCATCAGGCCATTGGTATCATCTACGCCCTACCCGGAGTATTTGTGAAAGTAACAGGTATGGACAAGCTTATGGAAGAAGGGCTCGTAAAGGCATATTATGGCTATAAGCCGCCGCATACAAACATTCAGGGGATTACGGCGAGCAAATGCAGAATAGGAGCTTACGTGGTAAAAGCCCATTCAAAGAAAGAGCTTTTCAATAGCCTCCACCGTGTAGTAAACAGCTTGGATGTGCTGAATGAACAAGGGGAAAGTATGTATGATAAAGGGATTTATGAAAGTATTGAAGCCGCATACTCATGA
- a CDS encoding hydroxyacid dehydrogenase, whose amino-acid sequence MPQILLTNAYSPEVLKVVEALVPGGFTFTALPEATPQALMHAAPQADYFLASGRLRITADVIAAAPLLRMVQRTGVGTDGLDADALRNRQIPVYVNRGINARSVAEHTVLLVLSLLRQLIPVHTQTQNATWLKNETGLRCHSLQGKQIGLVGLGNIGTHVARMLAPFDVQRVYYKPQPLPAGAETELGVRYADWETLLATSDVICLLCPLNESTRALINRDTLARMKRGVFLVNTARGPLVNEAHLAEALHSGQVAGAALDVFEKEPLSPDADILKAPNTVLTPHVGGLTIETFTHMMSSALNNIRLFHHGQTQAIEANRWM is encoded by the coding sequence GTGCCGCAAATCCTCCTCACCAATGCCTACAGCCCGGAAGTCCTGAAAGTGGTTGAGGCGCTGGTGCCCGGGGGTTTCACGTTTACCGCGCTGCCCGAAGCCACTCCACAGGCCCTGATGCACGCCGCCCCCCAAGCCGATTATTTCCTGGCCAGTGGCAGGTTGCGCATCACCGCCGATGTGATTGCAGCCGCCCCCTTGCTGCGCATGGTGCAACGAACCGGGGTTGGCACCGACGGACTGGATGCAGACGCACTGCGAAACCGGCAGATTCCGGTGTATGTAAACCGGGGCATCAACGCCCGCAGCGTGGCCGAGCACACCGTGCTGCTGGTACTCTCGCTGTTGCGCCAACTCATTCCAGTGCACACCCAAACGCAAAATGCCACATGGCTCAAGAATGAAACGGGCCTCCGCTGCCACTCGCTGCAAGGAAAGCAAATAGGACTGGTGGGCCTGGGAAACATTGGAACCCACGTAGCACGCATGCTCGCGCCCTTTGATGTACAACGCGTGTACTACAAGCCGCAACCCCTGCCGGCCGGTGCAGAAACCGAACTCGGTGTGCGCTACGCCGATTGGGAAACCCTGCTCGCAACCTCCGATGTAATCTGCCTGCTCTGCCCCCTGAACGAAAGCACCCGCGCACTGATTAACCGCGACACACTTGCCCGCATGAAGCGCGGGGTGTTTCTGGTGAACACCGCCCGCGGCCCCCTGGTAAACGAAGCGCACCTGGCCGAGGCACTGCACTCCGGACAGGTGGCTGGTGCGGCCCTTGACGTTTTTGAGAAAGAACCCCTGTCGCCCGACGCAGACATTCTGAAAGCGCCCAACACCGTACTTACGCCACACGTAGGAGGCCTCACCATAGAAACCTTTACCCATATGATGAGCAGCGCATTGAACAATATTCGCCTGTTTCACCACGGCCAAACCCAAGCTATAGAAGCCAACCGATGGATGTAA
- a CDS encoding peptidase, producing MKASLDFLRKIGMPAGDAWQLPDSSKRFADGAQYRFEVPGIQGPKPMKALLEEIDRLGMVIHRVTQTKGIMLLSDDDIREMVSLAADHKVELILAVGPRATYDTSASVNTPEGQRMGYRLRGQDQIVRAMEDIRRAVNLGCRGFLVYDEGCLWVLNEMRRHGEIPAECHFKVSAHTGHGNPCSAFLLQNTGANSINPVRDIQLPMLASMRQAIDVPIDVHTENPASTGGFIRHYEVPEMIRVAAPIYLKTGGSVAKTHSWDTTEADARQRAKQVSLVKRMIDQYYPEAKASEKGSIG from the coding sequence ATGAAAGCAAGTCTTGATTTTTTGCGCAAAATCGGGATGCCCGCAGGCGACGCGTGGCAACTTCCGGATTCATCCAAACGCTTTGCCGATGGCGCACAGTACCGCTTTGAAGTTCCGGGTATTCAGGGGCCCAAACCCATGAAAGCCCTGCTCGAAGAAATTGACCGCCTCGGAATGGTGATTCACCGGGTAACCCAAACCAAGGGCATCATGCTGCTGAGCGACGACGACATCCGCGAAATGGTGAGCCTCGCCGCCGATCACAAGGTTGAACTCATCCTGGCTGTGGGTCCGCGCGCCACCTACGACACCAGCGCATCGGTAAACACGCCCGAAGGCCAGCGAATGGGTTACCGCCTGCGCGGACAAGACCAGATTGTGCGGGCCATGGAAGATATCCGGCGGGCCGTAAACCTCGGCTGCCGCGGGTTCCTCGTTTACGATGAAGGCTGTCTTTGGGTGTTGAACGAAATGCGCCGCCACGGCGAAATTCCCGCCGAATGCCACTTCAAGGTGTCGGCCCATACCGGACACGGAAATCCCTGCTCGGCCTTTTTACTTCAAAACACCGGCGCCAATTCCATCAACCCCGTGCGCGATATTCAGCTTCCGATGCTGGCCTCCATGCGCCAGGCCATTGATGTGCCCATCGATGTACACACCGAAAACCCGGCATCCACAGGCGGCTTTATCCGCCATTACGAGGTGCCCGAAATGATTCGTGTGGCTGCACCCATCTACCTGAAAACCGGCGGATCGGTTGCCAAAACCCACAGTTGGGATACCACCGAAGCCGATGCCCGCCAGCGCGCCAAACAGGTAAGCCTCGTAAAACGCATGATTGACCAGTACTACCCCGAAGCAAAGGCGTCGGAAAAGGGAAGTATCGGCTAA